Proteins co-encoded in one Halococcoides cellulosivorans genomic window:
- a CDS encoding asparagine synthetase B family protein, with protein MSGFVAIARLDGTPVDVDAVERAVSVITHRGPDGRRSLVDGSVALAHLQHRTTPWPTGFPLQDGRVLVTGAARIDNRAALRDRLGPFDDPVSDAALVLAAYRQWGRACPVHLVGAYAVAIVDRAADRVFLARDHAGLRPAFLARTADRVAVASDIEPLLALEWVTTAVDDGVVVEGLVGAASSAARTIYADVDRLPAGTSATVTTDGIERRRHWRPEAIDPLDLPSDRAYEVGFRELFDRAVADRCRGPAVGSLLSGGLDSSAVTCAAAGHRSQIPTYSLGFDATPVSDEREYARAVVDHVGARSTVVDGDAPGPFADAEAMLSAVGRPIRGNTTYLHWRLYRAAAADVDVVLGGFGGDAVVSHGLGRLTDLARRGHWLGLARELRARAHHRGESPWRRLYTDAVRPLVPRSARRLARRLRDGDPIERLSPVIDRDRARAVAWPDRLRQAQVTPSPLATHRERQVAGLARPNWQFDLEAANALGAAAGVEPRFPFFDRRLMAFCIGMPADQSLRDGVSRSILRRAVELPERVRDRHHKSSLAPAYRRALVDEREQIRQLYDTTPDALWRYLDRDACLGALDRAAEGPFPALTARVYRPGMLAAWSHHRPDAPKH; from the coding sequence GTGAGCGGGTTCGTCGCGATCGCCCGACTGGACGGGACGCCTGTGGACGTCGACGCCGTCGAGCGTGCGGTCTCGGTGATCACCCACCGCGGCCCGGACGGTCGCCGTTCGCTCGTCGACGGGTCGGTCGCGCTGGCCCACCTTCAGCACCGGACGACGCCCTGGCCCACGGGGTTTCCACTGCAGGACGGTCGGGTGCTGGTGACCGGCGCGGCCCGGATCGACAACCGGGCCGCACTCCGGGACCGACTCGGTCCGTTCGACGACCCGGTCTCGGACGCCGCGCTCGTGCTGGCGGCCTATCGGCAGTGGGGCCGGGCCTGTCCCGTACACCTGGTCGGAGCGTACGCGGTGGCGATCGTCGATCGAGCGGCCGACCGGGTCTTCCTCGCGCGCGATCACGCGGGGCTCCGGCCGGCGTTTCTGGCTCGGACCGCCGACCGGGTGGCCGTCGCCTCCGACATCGAACCGTTGCTCGCGCTCGAATGGGTCACGACTGCGGTCGACGACGGCGTGGTCGTCGAGGGCCTCGTCGGCGCCGCCTCGTCGGCCGCGCGGACGATCTACGCCGACGTCGACCGCCTCCCGGCCGGGACGAGTGCGACGGTCACGACCGACGGGATCGAACGACGCCGGCACTGGCGACCCGAAGCGATCGACCCACTCGATCTGCCCTCCGATCGGGCCTACGAGGTCGGGTTTCGCGAACTCTTCGACCGTGCGGTCGCAGATCGCTGTCGCGGCCCCGCGGTCGGCAGTCTCCTCAGCGGTGGGCTGGACTCCTCGGCGGTCACCTGCGCGGCGGCCGGCCACCGATCGCAGATTCCGACGTACTCGCTGGGGTTCGACGCGACGCCGGTCTCCGACGAGCGCGAGTACGCCCGAGCGGTCGTCGATCACGTGGGCGCGCGATCGACCGTCGTCGACGGCGACGCCCCTGGCCCGTTCGCGGACGCCGAGGCGATGCTGTCGGCGGTCGGCCGGCCGATCCGTGGCAACACGACGTATCTCCACTGGCGGCTCTACCGGGCCGCGGCGGCCGACGTCGACGTGGTGCTCGGCGGGTTCGGCGGCGACGCGGTCGTCTCACACGGCCTCGGGCGCCTCACCGATCTGGCGCGGCGTGGCCACTGGCTCGGCCTGGCGCGGGAACTCCGCGCGCGAGCACATCACCGCGGGGAGTCGCCCTGGCGACGGCTGTACACCGACGCCGTCCGCCCGCTGGTGCCCCGCTCGGCCCGTCGTCTCGCCCGTCGACTCCGGGACGGTGATCCGATCGAGCGCCTGTCGCCGGTGATCGACCGCGATCGGGCCCGCGCGGTCGCGTGGCCCGATCGCCTGCGCCAAGCGCAGGTGACGCCCTCACCGCTGGCGACCCATCGCGAGCGACAGGTCGCCGGCCTCGCACGGCCGAACTGGCAGTTCGACCTCGAAGCCGCGAACGCGCTCGGCGCGGCCGCGGGCGTCGAGCCACGATTTCCCTTCTTCGATCGCCGGCTGATGGCGTTCTGCATCGGGATGCCCGCCGATCAGTCCCTGCGAGACGGCGTGTCCCGGTCGATCCTCCGGCGGGCGGTAGAACTCCCCGAGCGGGTTCGGGACCGCCACCACAAGAGTTCGCTCGCGCCGGCCTATCGGCGCGCGCTGGTCGACGAGCGCGAGCAGATTCGTCAGCTGTACGACACTACGCCGGACGCCCTCTGGCGGTATCTCGACCGCGACGCGTGTCTCGGGGCGCTCGACCGAGCGGCCGAGGGCCCGTTTCCGGCGTTGACGGCGCGGGTCTACCGGCCCGGGATGCTCGCGGCGTGGTCCCACCACCGGCCGGACGCTCCCAAGCATTGA
- a CDS encoding cohesin domain-containing protein: MGEMIGIRQAAIVLAVVAVVGGAFAGVASAQSGVSDRIVVDASGNGDYTSIQAAVDNASTGTTIEIEPGEYSEAVTVGTSNLTIVGTPGEDRPGPGEDAPVMNGTGSDAPAVTLGAGVEDVRIEGLVMEDYRAGATFVNGVDAGDHEDVVIAHNRIEAHSGVGVVASDGTTLSDVRVTANVVDVTANGVLSKTVDDGSPAVIENLTIERNAFTGGVNGIYLVGSSAGDQRAVSITNNTFQNVDVGVELDTEMNASAVTVRANAFDETDSYGVQNRNTAANVDATHNDWGAPSGPYNPTTNPGGAGERVSANVEYDPWDTRYVELGSASGGSGQNVTVPVTVHSDDIAGYELEISYDPSVVRPVGISDGEFERPVSHIDESHGLINITAAQATSASAPTVAQITFEVVGEVNDTATIEVDSGESAVFGTNGTELDAAYGQSTVSVDLLGDVDDDGRVTAGDAVLLQRHLVGESVAIDESAADVDADGDVDAGDVLALQKRLVA, from the coding sequence ATGGGCGAAATGATAGGTATTCGACAGGCTGCAATCGTTCTCGCGGTCGTCGCGGTGGTCGGTGGGGCGTTCGCGGGCGTCGCGTCGGCCCAGAGTGGAGTGTCGGACCGGATCGTCGTGGACGCGTCGGGCAACGGCGACTACACGTCGATCCAGGCAGCGGTCGACAACGCGAGTACAGGGACGACGATCGAGATCGAGCCGGGCGAGTACAGCGAGGCAGTCACCGTCGGGACCTCGAATCTGACCATCGTCGGAACACCCGGCGAGGACCGTCCAGGCCCGGGTGAGGACGCCCCGGTCATGAACGGGACGGGGAGCGACGCCCCGGCCGTGACGCTCGGCGCGGGCGTCGAGGACGTGCGTATCGAGGGGCTCGTCATGGAGGACTACCGGGCGGGCGCGACGTTCGTGAACGGCGTCGATGCGGGTGACCACGAGGACGTGGTGATCGCCCACAACCGCATCGAGGCTCACTCCGGCGTCGGGGTCGTCGCGAGTGACGGCACGACCCTCTCGGACGTTCGCGTGACCGCCAACGTCGTCGACGTCACTGCCAACGGCGTGCTCTCGAAGACCGTCGACGACGGCAGTCCGGCCGTGATCGAGAACCTCACGATCGAGAGGAACGCGTTCACCGGCGGGGTCAACGGGATCTATCTGGTGGGCTCCAGCGCCGGTGACCAGCGAGCGGTCTCGATCACGAACAACACCTTCCAGAACGTCGACGTCGGTGTCGAACTCGACACCGAGATGAACGCGTCGGCGGTGACCGTTCGGGCGAACGCGTTCGACGAGACGGACTCCTACGGCGTCCAGAACCGCAACACGGCAGCGAACGTCGACGCCACGCACAACGACTGGGGCGCGCCGTCCGGCCCGTACAACCCGACGACGAACCCCGGCGGGGCTGGCGAGCGCGTCAGCGCGAACGTCGAGTACGACCCCTGGGACACGCGATACGTCGAGTTGGGATCGGCGTCTGGCGGGAGCGGCCAGAACGTAACGGTTCCAGTGACGGTCCACAGCGACGACATCGCCGGCTACGAACTGGAGATCAGCTACGACCCCTCGGTGGTCCGTCCGGTCGGTATCAGCGATGGAGAGTTCGAACGCCCGGTCAGCCACATCGACGAGAGCCACGGGCTGATCAACATCACGGCCGCACAGGCAACGTCGGCCTCCGCGCCGACGGTCGCCCAGATCACCTTCGAGGTCGTTGGCGAGGTGAACGACACCGCCACGATCGAGGTCGATTCGGGCGAGTCGGCCGTCTTCGGGACGAACGGGACGGAACTCGACGCCGCCTACGGGCAGAGCACCGTCAGCGTCGACCTGCTCGGTGACGTCGACGACGACGGCCGCGTCACCGCCGGTGACGCCGTCCTCCTCCAGCGGCACCTGGTGGGCGAGTCGGTCGCGATCGACGAGAGCGCCGCCGACGTGGACGCCGACGGTGACGTCGACGCCGGCGACGTGCTGGCGCTCCAGAAGCGACTGGTGGCCTGA
- a CDS encoding GNAT family N-acetyltransferase has protein sequence MSTSVEAVVVDPGSDDHVEAAWELKERIRESEGVLRQRRGFFVDAYRRSTVFCYLDRTETTPVVGFAVVRRDGYVLFLAVAPDYRGHGFGRRLIARVADENGEVNCHVRATNRSALGFYEAVGFEIERRIDSYYEDGGDAYYLQLRDDGLAGRFSIF, from the coding sequence GTGAGTACAAGCGTTGAGGCCGTCGTCGTCGATCCGGGCAGCGACGATCACGTCGAGGCGGCCTGGGAACTCAAAGAGCGGATTCGCGAGTCCGAAGGCGTTCTCCGACAGCGACGCGGCTTTTTCGTCGACGCCTATCGCCGCTCGACGGTGTTCTGTTATCTCGACCGGACCGAGACGACACCGGTCGTCGGCTTCGCCGTCGTCCGCCGAGACGGCTACGTGCTCTTTCTCGCGGTCGCACCAGACTATCGCGGTCACGGCTTCGGTCGTCGGTTGATCGCCCGGGTGGCCGACGAGAACGGCGAGGTGAACTGCCACGTCCGGGCGACCAACCGCTCGGCGCTGGGTTTCTACGAGGCGGTCGGCTTCGAGATCGAACGCCGAATCGATTCGTACTACGAGGACGGCGGCGACGCGTACTATCTCCAGTTGCGCGACGACGGTCTCGCGGGCCGGTTCTCGATATTCTAG
- a CDS encoding cohesin domain-containing protein, protein MSRRSIAVTLVVVAVLAPSVAGAQTAVSVGNATGAPGETVTVPVAITDATVASYQVRIEYNASVLAVESVSGVDLGDPVVAGDDGVLQVTQTRSDGVTDPVVARVTFEVIGPSETPSTLWIAPSATKAFAPNGTELSITEYRHGQVRVGSAAPTSQAVASSTATAATTTPSAGPSEKASGSPVLWIVGALVGGVLLGALVVLAIGRWT, encoded by the coding sequence ATGTCCCGCCGTTCGATCGCCGTCACACTCGTCGTCGTCGCGGTCCTCGCCCCGTCGGTCGCGGGCGCACAGACCGCCGTCTCCGTCGGGAACGCGACTGGGGCCCCCGGAGAGACCGTCACCGTTCCCGTCGCGATCACTGACGCGACCGTGGCGAGCTATCAGGTGCGGATCGAGTACAACGCCTCGGTCCTCGCGGTGGAGTCGGTCTCGGGCGTCGACCTCGGAGACCCCGTCGTCGCCGGCGACGACGGCGTCCTCCAGGTGACCCAGACCAGATCGGACGGCGTCACAGATCCCGTCGTCGCGCGCGTGACCTTCGAGGTGATCGGCCCCTCAGAGACACCGTCCACGCTGTGGATCGCGCCGTCGGCCACGAAGGCGTTCGCCCCCAACGGAACCGAACTGTCGATCACGGAGTATCGTCACGGCCAGGTCCGGGTTGGATCGGCGGCGCCGACCAGCCAGGCCGTCGCGTCGTCGACGGCGACTGCGGCGACGACCACACCGAGCGCCGGGCCGAGCGAGAAGGCCTCCGGCAGCCCCGTGCTCTGGATCGTCGGGGCACTGGTCGGGGGCGTGCTCCTCGGCGCACTCGTCGTCCTCGCGATCGGCCGCTGGACCTAG
- a CDS encoding glycosyltransferase family 4 protein, with amino-acid sequence MTDSLTVVHVYDGHEQVYDGRGSVPRVVWHLAHETAREGHDVRVVERQWAGLPASASHDGVTFDRIALRTGADEPWERVPYDQVTSPLGLARLVADRTNFARRARRRLQVIDPDVIHVHLPFAASVLATVAPGLRERTVYTAHLGELRLDVLTDDQRADGLVSAPSILSVASPDRYLATRVAHTTVLNDDVADAFVDCGVDPATVSVLPNGVDLERFGDVPTAERERVREAYGLGDGPVVLFVGTVMPRKGVLDLVRAIGQVDGPALDLVVAGEDDLDGEYVDRVQATARDVGVAGALTMPGFVPEADLPALYAIADLFVLPSLEEGFGMTAVEALAAGTPVVGTTVGALPDLLGAGEQGLLVDPNDPDALAAAIDRALADRTGPSVERAARERAAEYSWSTVAQQCIATYEEII; translated from the coding sequence GTGACCGACTCGCTCACCGTCGTTCACGTCTACGACGGCCACGAACAGGTCTACGACGGCCGTGGGTCGGTCCCCCGCGTCGTCTGGCATCTCGCCCACGAGACCGCCCGAGAGGGCCACGACGTGCGCGTCGTCGAGCGGCAATGGGCGGGCCTGCCCGCGAGTGCCAGCCACGACGGCGTCACCTTCGATCGCATCGCACTCCGGACCGGGGCCGACGAGCCCTGGGAGCGCGTGCCCTACGATCAGGTCACGTCGCCGCTCGGCCTGGCCCGTCTCGTCGCCGACCGGACGAACTTCGCGCGGCGGGCCCGCCGCCGCCTGCAGGTGATCGACCCCGACGTGATCCACGTCCATCTCCCCTTCGCGGCGAGCGTGCTCGCGACGGTCGCGCCCGGATTGCGCGAGCGAACGGTCTACACCGCCCACCTCGGGGAGTTGCGCCTGGACGTCCTGACCGACGACCAGCGCGCCGACGGCCTGGTGAGCGCGCCGTCGATCCTCTCGGTCGCGTCGCCGGACCGGTATCTCGCGACTCGCGTCGCGCACACGACCGTGCTGAACGACGACGTCGCCGACGCGTTCGTCGACTGTGGGGTCGACCCGGCGACCGTCTCGGTGTTGCCCAACGGCGTCGACCTGGAGCGGTTCGGGGACGTCCCGACGGCCGAGCGCGAGCGCGTGCGGGAGGCGTACGGCCTCGGTGACGGTCCGGTCGTCCTGTTCGTCGGGACGGTCATGCCCCGGAAGGGTGTGCTCGATCTGGTGCGTGCGATCGGTCAGGTGGACGGCCCCGCGCTCGATCTGGTGGTCGCCGGCGAGGACGACCTCGACGGCGAGTACGTCGACCGGGTCCAGGCGACCGCTCGTGACGTCGGCGTCGCCGGCGCCCTCACGATGCCGGGGTTCGTCCCCGAGGCCGACCTGCCCGCGCTGTACGCGATCGCGGATCTGTTCGTGTTGCCCTCGCTCGAAGAGGGCTTCGGCATGACCGCCGTCGAGGCGCTCGCGGCGGGCACGCCCGTCGTGGGGACGACCGTCGGCGCACTGCCCGACCTGCTCGGTGCGGGCGAGCAGGGCCTGCTGGTCGATCCGAACGATCCCGACGCGCTGGCGGCGGCGATCGACCGCGCGCTGGCCGACCGGACAGGCCCGAGCGTCGAGCGGGCCGCTCGCGAGCGCGCGGCCGAGTATTCGTGGTCGACGGTCGCCCAGCAATGTATTGCGACGTACGAGGAGATCATATGA
- a CDS encoding lasso RiPP family leader peptide-containing protein has translation MDQDGTDDYEPPELHEYGAVEHLTRGTGGGDFDAFATGSP, from the coding sequence ATGGATCAAGACGGCACCGACGACTACGAACCGCCGGAACTCCACGAGTACGGGGCTGTCGAGCACCTGACTCGGGGGACTGGAGGCGGCGACTTCGACGCGTTCGCGACCGGGTCTCCCTGA
- a CDS encoding sulfatase: MTRNIVLITYDSLRADHCGFMGYDRETTPALDAMASDGLVFENAIASGVPTIASMTAVMTGEHSLASPEIGFNTEQREQVTSRRTIAEVLSNAGYSTGALSPNPPASSYFGFDSGFDWFEDFLAEDTGVVERAWNRVFRNSIEGGGLSTYLRLFKNVVTKDEILRPWSDFYDQIMAWRERVEEPYFLWVLLLEPHHPWMPPSETQRWSSRSDKYRAFQQYYEMFTNGWEPDFDDETHDRLVNLYDDSIRYGDQFLDRLQSDLAADDPVFVVHADHGEEFGEHGRYGHQPYLTEELIHVPLVVGNLGRDERVSDPVGLRQLAPTIADLADASQSFRAPSMLDDSGRPWVTSKVFAEGHRRAAVRTRSGKYLKDGDREALYDLGADPGEQDNRVEESPEGRDAFSDALTRHVQMETETRAIRAAVEEVSDT; this comes from the coding sequence ATGACACGGAATATCGTCCTGATCACATACGACAGTCTCAGAGCCGACCATTGCGGTTTCATGGGGTACGACCGAGAGACGACGCCCGCACTCGACGCGATGGCGTCGGACGGGCTCGTCTTCGAGAACGCCATCGCGTCGGGGGTTCCGACCATCGCTTCGATGACGGCGGTGATGACGGGCGAACACTCGCTGGCGAGTCCCGAGATCGGGTTCAACACCGAACAGCGTGAACAAGTCACCTCCCGACGGACGATCGCCGAGGTGCTCTCGAACGCGGGGTACAGTACGGGGGCCCTGTCGCCCAATCCACCGGCGTCGTCGTATTTCGGATTCGACAGCGGGTTCGACTGGTTCGAGGACTTCCTGGCCGAGGACACGGGCGTCGTCGAACGGGCATGGAACCGTGTGTTCCGGAATTCCATCGAAGGCGGTGGGCTGTCGACGTACCTTCGACTGTTCAAAAACGTGGTGACGAAAGACGAGATCCTTCGCCCCTGGTCGGACTTTTACGACCAGATCATGGCGTGGCGCGAGCGCGTCGAGGAGCCCTACTTTCTGTGGGTGCTCTTGCTCGAACCGCACCATCCGTGGATGCCGCCATCGGAGACCCAGCGGTGGAGTTCACGCTCGGACAAGTATCGGGCCTTTCAACAGTACTACGAGATGTTCACCAACGGGTGGGAACCGGACTTCGACGACGAGACTCACGACCGTCTCGTGAATCTCTACGACGATTCGATCCGATACGGCGACCAGTTTCTCGACCGACTGCAATCCGATCTCGCTGCGGACGATCCGGTGTTCGTCGTGCACGCCGACCACGGCGAGGAGTTCGGCGAACACGGCCGGTACGGCCACCAACCCTACCTGACCGAGGAGCTGATTCACGTCCCGCTCGTCGTCGGGAATCTCGGACGCGACGAACGGGTGTCGGATCCGGTCGGGTTGCGGCAGCTCGCACCGACGATCGCAGACCTGGCGGACGCGTCACAGTCGTTCAGAGCGCCGTCGATGCTCGACGATTCGGGGCGGCCGTGGGTGACCTCGAAGGTGTTCGCCGAGGGACACCGTCGCGCCGCCGTGCGGACGCGCTCGGGGAAATACCTCAAGGACGGTGACCGAGAGGCGCTGTACGACCTCGGGGCCGACCCGGGCGAACAGGACAACCGCGTCGAGGAGTCGCCCGAGGGACGCGACGCGTTCTCGGACGCGCTGACCAGGCACGTCCAGATGGAGACGGAGACGCGAGCGATCAGGGCGGCGGTCGAGGAGGTGTCCGATACGTGA
- a CDS encoding sulfatase — translation MSDDRPNIVLVTIDSLRADHCGFMGYDEETTPTLDAMASDGLVFENAVAPGPATPESMPVIFTGQWPVDRETDADSTLVARRERIRSHMEARETLPETLQRRGYTTGAFTPNPFTSRHFGFDQGFDQFEDFMDESNRGRLYQRVFDGFLDESRVSSLARVFMNVWQREEVFKPWESYYDDAVSWASNTDEPYFLWVFLMDAHNPYMSDSEFRHQSRIQEFHANFEFWRQSHETPFSDGLHDKLVTAYDDSIRYSDAFLGQLREDLDDAIVAVHGDHGEAFGEHGFYGHEPYLHDENVHVPFVVDGVDDRTVSETVSLRELPSFLGALADGSEPAMSSAPGVRVWTRDGSAVLVEADGERRIVDTSAVSGAWTEGDDPIDALAERFRTHLAEQSRIADATATLARTEQP, via the coding sequence GTGAGCGACGACCGGCCGAACATCGTGCTCGTCACGATCGACAGCCTTCGGGCCGATCACTGCGGGTTCATGGGCTACGACGAGGAGACGACGCCGACACTGGACGCGATGGCGTCGGACGGACTCGTCTTCGAGAACGCCGTCGCGCCCGGTCCGGCCACCCCCGAATCGATGCCGGTCATCTTCACCGGTCAGTGGCCGGTCGACCGCGAGACGGACGCCGACTCGACGCTCGTGGCGCGCCGTGAGCGCATTCGATCGCACATGGAGGCCCGAGAGACGCTGCCCGAGACGCTCCAGCGCCGGGGGTACACGACGGGCGCGTTCACTCCCAATCCGTTCACGTCGCGACACTTCGGGTTCGATCAGGGGTTCGATCAGTTCGAGGACTTCATGGACGAGTCGAACCGTGGCCGACTGTATCAACGCGTGTTCGACGGGTTTCTCGACGAGAGTCGGGTCTCGTCGCTGGCCCGCGTGTTCATGAACGTCTGGCAGCGCGAGGAAGTGTTCAAGCCCTGGGAGTCCTATTACGACGACGCCGTCTCGTGGGCGAGCAATACGGACGAGCCCTATTTTCTGTGGGTCTTTCTGATGGACGCGCACAACCCCTACATGTCGGACTCGGAGTTCCGGCACCAGTCGCGTATACAGGAGTTTCACGCGAACTTCGAGTTCTGGCGGCAGAGTCACGAAACGCCGTTTTCGGACGGGCTGCACGACAAACTGGTGACGGCGTACGACGACTCGATCCGGTACAGCGACGCCTTTCTCGGGCAGTTACGCGAGGATCTCGACGACGCGATCGTCGCCGTCCACGGCGATCACGGCGAGGCGTTCGGCGAGCACGGATTCTACGGCCACGAACCGTATCTCCACGACGAGAACGTCCACGTCCCGTTCGTCGTGGACGGCGTCGACGATCGGACCGTCTCCGAGACCGTCTCGCTTCGGGAGCTCCCGTCGTTTCTCGGGGCGCTGGCCGACGGGTCGGAGCCGGCGATGTCGAGCGCGCCGGGGGTCCGTGTGTGGACGCGTGACGGATCGGCGGTGCTGGTCGAGGCCGACGGCGAGCGCCGGATCGTCGACACGTCGGCGGTGTCGGGGGCGTGGACCGAGGGGGACGACCCCATCGACGCCCTCGCCGAGCGGTTCCGGACGCACCTGGCCGAACAGTCACGGATCGCGGACGCCACGGCGACGCTCGCCCGCACCGAACAGCCATGA